The DNA region GCCGAGGCCGCCGTCACGCCGGGCCTCCGGCGAGCCGCACCCCGCGGCCGGCGAGCACCCGGGTCAGCCGCTCCCAGCCGGGCCCCGGGACCGTGCCGCCGTCCGTCGTGAACGTCACCGCGGGGGTGGTGACGGCCAGTCCGTGCCGGTCACCGGCCAGGGTGTGGATCTCGGCGACCCGCCGTCTGCCGGTGGCGGGCTCCCGCACGAGGTGCACCACCACGTCCAGTGCGGCCCGGAGCTGGCTGTGCAGGGCCGCCCGGTCCAGCCCGGCCAGCGAGCCGAGCGCCTCCAGTCGGACCGGCACGTCCGCGGCGGTATTGGCGTGGACGGTCCCGGAGCCTCCTTCGTGGCCGGTGTTGAGGGCGGCCAGGAGGTCCGCGACCTCGGCCCCGCGCACCTCTCCGACCACCAGCCGGTCGGGCCGCATCCGCAGCGCCTGGCGGACCAGGTCCCGCAGCGTCAGCTCGCCCAGCCCCTCCTGGTTGGGCGGGCGGCTCTGCAGCCGGACCACGTGCGGATGGTCCGGTCGCAGCTCGGCGGAGTCCTCGGCGACGACGATCCGCTCCCCCGGACCGACCAGGCCGAGCAGCGCCGACAACAGGGTGGTCTTCCCTGTCCCGGTGCCGCCGCTGACCAGCAGCGAGAGCCGGGCCCGCAGGATGCCGGCCAGTAGCTCCGCACCACGCGGAGGGACCGAACCACCGCCCACCAGCTCGTCCAGGGTGAACGGCCGGGAGCGGCAGACCCGCAGCGAGATGTGCGTGCAGCCGGCCGCGATCGGCGGCAGCACCGCGTGCAGCCTGGTGCCGTCCGGCAGCCGGGCGTCCACCCAGGGCCGCGCGTCGTCGAGCCGGCGCCCGGCCGCCGTGGCCAGGCGGTGGGCCAGCCGCCGCACCGCCTCGGCGTCGGCGAAGCGGACGCCGGTGGCCCGGCGGAGCCCACCGCCCCGGTCGACCCAGACCTCGTCCGGGCCGTTGACCAGGACGTCCGTGACGTCGGGCGCCGCCAGCAGCCGGTCCAGCGGGCCCGCACCCACCAGTTCGGCGCAGAGCGAGCGCACGGTGTCGAGGACGTCGTCGCCGCCGAGCGGCGGCCGGGCGGCACGCAGGGCGGTCGCGACCGAACCGGCCGTCGGTGCGGCCCCGGACTCGGCCAGCCGCAGCCGGACGGCGTCGACCAGCGCAGCCGTCCGCTCCTCCCGCGCCGTCCGCCCGTAGGGGTTGGGTTCGGACGGCGGGCCCGTGGCCGGGATGACCGTCCCGGTGGCGGGCACGCTCCGGAGCGGCCGCCGTTCGTACGCTCCGGCGCACCGGTCGGCGGAACCTCCCGCGCCGCCCGTTCGACGTAGACGGACCATCAGTAGACACCTCCCCCGACCGCCGGCACCGGCGGCAGCACCTCGTCCAGGAAAGTCACGCAGAAGCGCGCGAGCGGGCCGTTCTCCCGGATGCCGGGCGGCACTCCCTGCTCGACGTCGGCATCCAGGCCCGGCTCCGGATCCAGCACCCCGGCGAGTTGCATGCGCAGCCCCTGCGCGATCTTCCGGGCCGGGAGCCCGAAGGGCCCCAGGGGGCGCACCACGGCCCGCACGTCCTCGATCCGCATCCGGGCGGACGCCGCCACCCGGTCGGCGGCCGCCACCGCGCGCAGCTCGGCGGGCACCACCAGCAGGGCCGTGTCGGACTGCTCCAGGGCCTGCCCGGCCGCCGGATCGAGCCTCCGCGGCACGTCGACCACGACCAGGCCACCGCGGCGGCGGGCGGCGGCCAGCACGCTGCGCATGGCCCCGGGCGGCACGGCCAGCGTGTCGCCCCGGTCCCAGGAGAGGCAGGACAGCGCGGTGAGCCGCTTGAGCACGGGCAGCGCCCGGGCCAGCTCGGCGCCGCTCACCCGGCCCCGCGAGCCGGCCAGGTCGGGCCAGCGCAGGCCCGCTGCCGTCTCACCGCCGAGCAGCAGGTCGAGCCCGCCGCCCAGGGGGTCACCGTCGACGAGGACGGTCCGCCGTCCGCGGCGCGCGGCGGTCACGGCGAGCGCGCACGCCAGGGTGGAGGCGCCCGCGCCGCCCCGGCCGCCGATCACCGCGACGGTGAGCGCCGGGGTGCCGACGCCCTCCACGGCGTCGGCGATCCGGTCGAGCAGCCAGGCCTCCGCATCGGGAAGGAACAGCACGTGCTCGGCGCCGAGTTGGACGGCTCTGACCCAGACGCCCGGGTCGTCGAGGTCGAGCCCCAGCAGCAGCACCCCGGCCCGGCGGGGCAGCCCGGAGCACTGTCCGGCCCGGTCGTCGCCGACCAGGACCAGCGACGACTCCTCCCACAGCTCGCGCGGCGGCGGCGCTCCCCGGATCAGCCGCGGTTCGGTGCCGGCCGCCGCACAGATCCGCAGCAGGTGTTCGGCGAGGCCGTCGTCCCCGGTGAGGACGAGCGGTCGGGCGGGCTCGGGGCCCCCGGCGGTGGCGCGGTCGGCGGTGGGCTTCGACATGGCGGCTCCCCTGTGAGGTGCCGGGCCGCACAGGGCGGCCGGGCAGCTGTCCGGTCGGTGCGGCAGCCGGCCGCGGGCCCGCAGCACGGACCCGGTGACCGCTGCCGACCATCACGGTGGGCGGTGATCCGGATTCCGTCCGCCGGCTTCCGATTCCCTGTGGACAACTCGGGGGCTGTGGATGAAAACGTTCACCCGGACGGGGGGCTATTGAGCAAAGAATTGACGAAACGGCTCCACCGAGAAGAACCGCATAGGCCGTGCCAAGGGGAAGCACCGGCTCCGGCAGCGGCTTCGGAGCACCATTCCCCGTGTTCGGGGGCGCGGGGGCAGCCATGAGCAATGATCTACGGAGAGTGACCAAACCGGTCGGGGAGCCCCATTGTCGACACCCCCCGTAGACACCCGCCGGTCCGGCCGGCCGATTCTCCCGGCCGACGGCGTCGAGCCCGGAAAATGGCCCCGGACGTGCGACGACCCCCGCCGGGGGGGAGAGCGGGGGTCGTCTATCCACGGTCCGACTCGGGGGGGAGGAGCCGGACCGGGTTAGCACGGTCGCGAACGATCCGTGACTTCCATGGTGTACCCGAGCGGCCAGAAACACAAACCCGCACGCCCGCGAGTACGCCGAATGGCGGGCGGTTTTGTGGTGCCCTCTATCCTCGGTTCCCGTGGACACCACCGAGAACGCCGACGAGTACGCCGACGAGTCCCCGGACTCCACCACCGGAGCCGCCGAGGCTCCCGGAGGCACCGGGGCGGCCCCGGCCGCCGGGACGTCCGGGACCGCCGGGACGCCCCTGACCGGCGCGCCGGCCGAAATCGCGGCCGGAGCCGCAGGCGGTGCCCAGGCCGTCAGGCCCCCGGCCGTGCGGCCGCACCAGACCGGCCCGCGGACCGCCGCCTTCTTCGACCTCGACAAGACGATCATCGCCAAGTCGAGCGCCCTCGCGTTCAGCCGCCCCTTCTACCAAGGCGGTCTGATCAACCGTCGGGCCGTCCTGCGAAGTGCGTACGCCCAGTTCGTCTTCCTGGTGGGCGGCGCGGACCACGACCAGATGGAGAAGATGCGCGAGTATCTCTCCGCGCTCACCCGGGGCTGGAACGTGCAGCAGGTCCGCGAGATCGTCGCCGAGACCCTGCACAACCTGATCGACCCGATCATCTACGACGAGGCCGCCTCGCTCATCGAGCAGCACCACGCGGCCGGCCGCGACGTCGTCATCGTCAGCAGCTCCGGCTCCGAGGTGGTCGAGCCGATCGGCGCGCTGCTCGGCGCCGACCACGTGATCGCGACCCGGCTGAAGATCGAGGACGGCTGCTACACGGGCGAGATCGAGTACTACGCCTACGCCGAGAACAAGGCCGCCGCCATCCGGGAGTTGGCCGAGCGCGAGGGCTACGACCTCGCCGAGTGCTACGCCTACAGCGACTCGTCCACCGACCTGCCGCTGCTGGAGGCGGTCGGCCACCCGTCGGCGGTCAACCCGGACCGCGCGCTGCGCAAGGAGGCGGTCGCCCGCGAGTGGCCGGTCCTGGTATTCGACCGGCCGGTGGAACTCCGGCGGCGGCTCCCGGAGTTCTCGGCCCCGAGCGGATCGGTGCTGACGGCGGTGGCGGTCGGCACGGCGATGCTCACGGCCGGGGTGATCTGGTACCTGGCCCGGCGGCGGCGACCGGTGGCCTGACCGCCGAGCGGAACCAGGACGGACCCCTACAGGCGGGGGTGAACCGGACAAAAGCCGAAGACTTCTCGTTTCGGGTTCCCCTTTCGCCCGAAACGCGATACAAATGAAGCACGGCCCGCGAGACCCGGTCAGGACCGAAGAGGTCAAACCGACAACGCAGTTAAGGCCCCACGGACCGCGTGTACAGATAGCCGAGCACCCACATGCAGCCGACCCGCTGTCGGGCCGCCGCACCAGACGAACGGGCAGGATCCCCGTCTGATGGGCACTTCCGGTGCATGCATGGTCACCCGGCATCTGTGCCAGCGGCGGCACCCGGCAGGATCAGGTGCCGCCGCATCCGTCTGTCCGGCCCGGCCGAGCCCGGCAACCGGCAACCGGCAACCGGCAACCGGCAACCGGCAACCGGATCAGACCATGCCGCGCTGCATCGCCTCGCAGACCGCCGTGGACTCCCGCACCCCGAGCCGCAGGCCCCGCCCGCAGTGGCCGATCCAGGCCGCCAGCCCCTCCGGCGTCCCCGCCAGGTAGCCCGCCAGGGCCCGCCGGTAGGCGTCCGTCCCCAGCTCCGCGAGGCCGACCTCGGCCGGGCAGATCGACTTCGGGTCCAGCCCCTCCGCGATCAGCACGATCCGCTGCGCGGCGCGGGCGATCAGGCCGTTGTGGGAGCCGAACGGCCGCAGCGCCAGCAGTTCCCCGTGCACCACCGAGGCGACCACCAGCGCGGGGGTCCCCACGCCCTGCCCCTCGGCGCGGGCCACCAGCAGCCGGGAGAGCTGGTCCAGCCGGGCGGCGACCTCCTCCGACCCCGGCGCGGGGGGCAGTCCGGGCGCCGGACCGTCCGCCGCATCCGGCACCGGCGCGTCGACCCCCTCCACCGGGGGGAGCTCCAGCGGGAACGGGTCGTCGGCCCCCTCCCCCGCCTGGCGCGGCCGTCCCGCGGGGGCGTCGGAGTCGCCCACCGCGAGCAGGTGCAGCCGGGCCAGCACCTGGAGCGGCGAATGCCGCCAGATACTCAGCAGCTGGCCGGCCTCGGCGGAGATCCGCAGCGCGGCGCCGACCGTGCGGGCCCCGGGGTCGGCACCGAAGTCGCTGCGGCGCCGGACCTCCTCCAGCGGCCAGTCCGCCCCGGCCAGTGCGGCGGAGGCGCGGGCGCCGCGCAGGGCGGACTCGGAGGTGACCTCGGCGGCGCGGCGGCGCATCACCCGGTGGCCGTAGAGGCGGTCGACGGCCTTGCGCACCTCGGCCACCGCGTCGGGCACCCCGGGGAGCTGGGCCAGCGGGGCGAGGGGATCTGTTCCAGTGCTCACCTACCCGAGGGTAATGAACGGGGTGCCACTCCCGGAACGGCAACCTCACATCACCCGTTAGAGGCAATCCTCACTTCCCTCCGGCGAACCGCCCGAAACCCCGGATAGCATGACCGCTATCGGAATCGATAACGATTTCCAGTTCTGGAGATCGTCGACCCCGGCCGCGGAGCGGACGTGCGACCGCGGCGGGCCCAGATCGAGCGAGAGCCGGAGTCCCAGATGAAGATCGCCTTCGTCGGCAAGGGCGGCAGCGGCAAGACCACGCTGTCCGCACTGTTCATCCGCCACCTGGCCGCCGCGGGCCGCCCGGTCATCGCCGTCGACGCCGACATCAACCAGCACCTCGGCCCCGCGCTCGGGCTGACGGACGACCAGGCCGCCGGCCTGCCCTCGCTCGGGGCGCGCCTGCCCGAGATCAAGGAGTACCTGCGCGGCTCGAACCCGCTGATCCGGTCCGCCGAGGAGATGATCAAGACCACTCCGCCCGGCCCCGGCTCCCGCCTGC from Kitasatospora sp. NBC_00458 includes:
- a CDS encoding HAD family hydrolase, which translates into the protein MRPHQTGPRTAAFFDLDKTIIAKSSALAFSRPFYQGGLINRRAVLRSAYAQFVFLVGGADHDQMEKMREYLSALTRGWNVQQVREIVAETLHNLIDPIIYDEAASLIEQHHAAGRDVVIVSSSGSEVVEPIGALLGADHVIATRLKIEDGCYTGEIEYYAYAENKAAAIRELAEREGYDLAECYAYSDSSTDLPLLEAVGHPSAVNPDRALRKEAVAREWPVLVFDRPVELRRRLPEFSAPSGSVLTAVAVGTAMLTAGVIWYLARRRRPVA
- a CDS encoding oxidoreductase produces the protein MSTGTDPLAPLAQLPGVPDAVAEVRKAVDRLYGHRVMRRRAAEVTSESALRGARASAALAGADWPLEEVRRRSDFGADPGARTVGAALRISAEAGQLLSIWRHSPLQVLARLHLLAVGDSDAPAGRPRQAGEGADDPFPLELPPVEGVDAPVPDAADGPAPGLPPAPGSEEVAARLDQLSRLLVARAEGQGVGTPALVVASVVHGELLALRPFGSHNGLIARAAQRIVLIAEGLDPKSICPAEVGLAELGTDAYRRALAGYLAGTPEGLAAWIGHCGRGLRLGVRESTAVCEAMQRGMV
- the ssd gene encoding septum site-determining protein Ssd — its product is MSKPTADRATAGGPEPARPLVLTGDDGLAEHLLRICAAAGTEPRLIRGAPPPRELWEESSLVLVGDDRAGQCSGLPRRAGVLLLGLDLDDPGVWVRAVQLGAEHVLFLPDAEAWLLDRIADAVEGVGTPALTVAVIGGRGGAGASTLACALAVTAARRGRRTVLVDGDPLGGGLDLLLGGETAAGLRWPDLAGSRGRVSGAELARALPVLKRLTALSCLSWDRGDTLAVPPGAMRSVLAAARRRGGLVVVDVPRRLDPAAGQALEQSDTALLVVPAELRAVAAADRVAASARMRIEDVRAVVRPLGPFGLPARKIAQGLRMQLAGVLDPEPGLDADVEQGVPPGIRENGPLARFCVTFLDEVLPPVPAVGGGVY
- a CDS encoding TadA family conjugal transfer-associated ATPase, translating into MPATGTVIPATGPPSEPNPYGRTAREERTAALVDAVRLRLAESGAAPTAGSVATALRAARPPLGGDDVLDTVRSLCAELVGAGPLDRLLAAPDVTDVLVNGPDEVWVDRGGGLRRATGVRFADAEAVRRLAHRLATAAGRRLDDARPWVDARLPDGTRLHAVLPPIAAGCTHISLRVCRSRPFTLDELVGGGSVPPRGAELLAGILRARLSLLVSGGTGTGKTTLLSALLGLVGPGERIVVAEDSAELRPDHPHVVRLQSRPPNQEGLGELTLRDLVRQALRMRPDRLVVGEVRGAEVADLLAALNTGHEGGSGTVHANTAADVPVRLEALGSLAGLDRAALHSQLRAALDVVVHLVREPATGRRRVAEIHTLAGDRHGLAVTTPAVTFTTDGGTVPGPGWERLTRVLAGRGVRLAGGPA